Proteins found in one Geomonas subterranea genomic segment:
- the lon gene encoding endopeptidase La, whose translation MSEKDIEIVEAEVNGKQQEGGLVLASEVLPLGLPVIPLRPRPAFPNMLVPMVLNDPHQVQAIKRAMETPGQAIGLVLVKDPEKPDGADNLHRVGVAGKIVKMMHLDDENAQFLLNTLERFTMVELHENDGALFATVNYQYGTELSVNPELKAYSMAVVSTLKELVQINPLYSEEIKLFLGRSSIDDPGKLADFAASLTSADGQDLQRVLELFDVRKRIDLVLTLLKKELEVSRLQTKITKQIEEKISQQQREFFLREQLKAIKKELGLEKEGKAAEAEKFEERLKHLKLNDEAQRTVTEELEKFKLLEPASAEYHVTRNYLDWLTILPWGKYSKDSYNVDKARRILDRDHHGLNDVKDRITEFVAVGKMKGDISGSILCLVGPPGVGKTSIGKSIADALGRSFFRFSLGGMRDEAEIKGHRRTYIGAMPGKFVQAMKSAGTANPVLMLDEIDKIGASFQGDPASALLEVLDPEQNGTFRDHYLDVPFDLSNVLFIATANQLDTIPAPLLDRMEIIRLSGYVLEEKMEIAKRYLIPKALKNHGLKPGKVTIRKDALAALIEGWAREAGVRTLENRIKKVMRKAAKEFAGGRIEPIVIARKDLVDYLGQPVFTTEEIFEGVPGVVTGLAWTCMGGATLPIEATAMASKGKGFRQTGQLGNVMIESSEIAYSYVMAHLKDFGAPEDYFDTHFVHLHVPAGATPKDGPSAGVTMATALISMIKGKPVRSKLGMTGELTLTGRVLPIGGVKEKTIAARRAGLKVLVFPEANRKDFQELPDYLKEGLEVHFAKEYKDVAKVAFGSP comes from the coding sequence ATGAGCGAAAAGGATATTGAGATAGTCGAAGCTGAAGTAAACGGCAAACAGCAGGAGGGGGGGCTGGTATTGGCTTCGGAAGTCCTGCCGCTGGGGCTTCCCGTAATCCCTCTGCGACCGCGTCCCGCGTTCCCCAACATGCTGGTTCCGATGGTACTGAACGATCCGCACCAGGTCCAGGCGATCAAGCGGGCAATGGAAACACCGGGGCAGGCGATCGGCCTCGTGCTGGTGAAGGATCCGGAGAAGCCGGACGGCGCAGACAACCTGCATCGCGTGGGCGTCGCCGGAAAAATCGTGAAGATGATGCACCTTGATGACGAAAACGCCCAGTTCCTGCTCAATACCCTGGAGCGTTTCACGATGGTGGAACTGCACGAGAATGACGGGGCGCTGTTCGCCACAGTGAACTACCAGTACGGCACCGAGCTTTCCGTCAATCCGGAATTGAAAGCATACTCTATGGCTGTCGTCAGCACGTTGAAGGAACTGGTACAGATCAACCCGCTTTACTCCGAGGAAATAAAGCTGTTCCTCGGGAGGTCCAGCATCGACGACCCGGGAAAGCTCGCGGATTTCGCCGCCAGCCTGACCTCCGCGGACGGACAGGACCTGCAGCGGGTGCTGGAACTGTTCGACGTGCGCAAGAGGATCGACCTCGTGCTCACCCTGCTCAAGAAAGAGCTGGAAGTGTCCCGCTTGCAGACCAAGATCACCAAGCAGATTGAGGAAAAGATCAGCCAGCAACAGCGAGAATTCTTCCTGCGCGAGCAGCTGAAGGCCATCAAGAAAGAACTGGGGCTGGAAAAGGAAGGGAAGGCAGCCGAGGCGGAGAAGTTCGAGGAGCGCCTGAAGCACCTCAAACTGAACGATGAGGCGCAGCGAACAGTGACCGAGGAACTCGAGAAATTCAAGCTCCTGGAACCGGCGTCGGCCGAGTACCATGTCACTCGCAACTACCTCGACTGGCTCACCATCCTCCCTTGGGGCAAGTACAGTAAGGACTCCTACAACGTGGACAAGGCGAGGCGAATTCTGGACCGGGACCACCACGGGTTGAACGACGTGAAGGATAGGATCACTGAGTTCGTAGCGGTTGGCAAGATGAAAGGCGATATCTCGGGGTCCATCCTTTGCCTGGTCGGCCCTCCGGGTGTCGGGAAAACCTCGATAGGCAAAAGCATCGCCGATGCACTGGGGCGCTCCTTTTTCCGGTTCTCCCTGGGCGGTATGCGGGACGAGGCCGAGATCAAAGGACACCGCCGCACCTACATCGGCGCCATGCCCGGTAAGTTCGTGCAGGCAATGAAAAGTGCCGGGACAGCCAATCCGGTGCTGATGCTGGACGAAATCGACAAGATTGGTGCCTCCTTCCAAGGGGATCCGGCATCCGCCCTATTGGAAGTACTCGACCCGGAGCAAAATGGCACCTTTCGCGACCATTACCTTGACGTCCCCTTCGACCTTTCCAACGTCCTGTTCATCGCGACGGCGAACCAGTTGGACACCATCCCCGCCCCACTGCTGGACCGGATGGAGATCATCCGGCTTTCCGGTTACGTGCTAGAGGAGAAGATGGAAATAGCCAAGCGCTACCTGATCCCGAAGGCACTGAAGAACCATGGTCTTAAGCCGGGCAAGGTCACTATCCGGAAAGATGCGCTGGCCGCCCTCATCGAGGGTTGGGCGCGGGAAGCAGGCGTACGGACGCTGGAGAACCGGATCAAAAAGGTGATGAGAAAGGCGGCCAAGGAATTCGCAGGTGGCAGGATAGAGCCGATTGTGATCGCACGCAAAGATCTGGTGGATTACCTGGGCCAGCCGGTCTTCACCACGGAAGAGATTTTCGAAGGGGTACCAGGTGTGGTGACCGGACTCGCGTGGACCTGCATGGGGGGCGCCACGCTTCCCATCGAGGCGACAGCCATGGCAAGCAAGGGTAAAGGGTTCAGACAGACCGGCCAGTTGGGCAACGTGATGATTGAGAGCTCGGAAATAGCGTATTCGTACGTGATGGCGCATCTGAAGGACTTTGGAGCGCCGGAGGATTATTTCGACACACACTTCGTGCACCTTCATGTTCCAGCCGGCGCCACCCCGAAGGACGGCCCGTCCGCGGGCGTAACCATGGCAACGGCATTAATCTCGATGATAAAAGGAAAGCCGGTACGGAGTAAATTGGGAATGACCGGGGAGCTGACCCTGACGGGACGGGTACTCCCCATAGGCGGCGTGAAGGAGAAGACCATCGCTGCACGGCGGGCCGGCCTGAAGGTATTGGTGTTTCCGGAAGCCAACCGGAAAGATTTCCAGGAACTGCCGGACTACCTGAAGGAAGGATTGGAAGTGCATTTCGCAAAGGAATACAAGGACGTCGCCAAGGTAGCGTTTGGCAGCCCATAG
- a CDS encoding type 1 glutamine amidotransferase domain-containing protein has translation MKILMVVTSHDRLGDTGEKTGFWLEELAAPYYVFRDAGVKVTIASPKGGMPPVDPKSNLPENETQATRRFKEDQAAQDDLAHSIRLREVSVNDYDAVFFPGGHGPLWDLAVDPDAIVLIGAFARADKPIAAVCHAPATLGDVKGKDGDFLVRGKRVTGFTNAEEEAVGLTDVVPFLLEDRLKERGADFRSGVIWGPYVEVDGKLVTGQNPASSAPAAEALLKVLTSR, from the coding sequence ATGAAAATTCTGATGGTGGTAACCTCCCATGACAGACTGGGGGACACCGGAGAGAAGACCGGTTTCTGGTTGGAAGAACTGGCCGCCCCGTATTATGTCTTTCGTGATGCGGGTGTCAAAGTCACCATAGCGTCGCCCAAGGGAGGTATGCCGCCGGTCGACCCGAAGAGCAACTTGCCGGAAAACGAGACGCAAGCCACCCGCCGCTTTAAAGAGGACCAGGCGGCACAGGATGACCTGGCGCATTCCATTCGTCTGCGCGAGGTGTCGGTGAATGACTACGATGCCGTCTTCTTTCCGGGAGGCCACGGTCCGCTGTGGGATCTCGCTGTCGACCCTGATGCCATAGTGCTGATCGGGGCTTTCGCGAGGGCCGATAAGCCGATAGCCGCTGTCTGCCACGCACCGGCGACGCTTGGAGACGTCAAGGGAAAGGACGGTGACTTTCTGGTTCGAGGCAAGCGGGTCACCGGGTTCACCAACGCCGAGGAGGAGGCCGTGGGGCTTACCGACGTTGTCCCCTTCCTGCTGGAGGACCGGCTGAAGGAACGGGGAGCTGACTTTCGCAGCGGCGTGATATGGGGACCTTACGTCGAGGTGGATGGAAAGCTGGTAACGGGGCAAAACCCGGCATCCTCGGCGCCGGCCGCGGAGGCCCTGTTGAAAGTGCTGACATCCCGCTGA
- a CDS encoding pirin family protein, with product MDALRKIKKVWKSKPTIEGAGVHLKRAFGNHEVPMFDPFLLMDDFHSNYPPHYLKGFPWHPHRGIETITYVLHGRVEHGDSMGNKGVIGPGDLQWMTAGSGIIHQEMPLGDDEGLMWGFQLWANLPASHKMMPPRYRGIVAEEIPEVTMNGIKVRVIAGTAGGVQGPVRDVVADPEYLDVTMPEGATFTHAIKRGYTVLAYVIDGEGYFDHERNAYGHEVVGTSYFDLERQCECGPENLILFEDGDVVSVTTQGNPVRFLLISGKPIGEPVAWYGPIVMNTQEELQVAFEEYQKGTFVK from the coding sequence ATGGATGCACTACGGAAGATCAAGAAGGTCTGGAAGAGTAAGCCCACCATCGAGGGGGCCGGGGTGCACCTGAAGAGGGCCTTTGGAAATCACGAGGTCCCCATGTTCGATCCCTTCCTGCTCATGGATGACTTTCACTCCAACTACCCGCCCCACTACCTGAAGGGGTTCCCCTGGCATCCACACCGTGGCATAGAGACCATCACCTACGTGCTGCACGGCAGGGTGGAGCACGGCGACAGCATGGGCAATAAGGGCGTCATCGGCCCGGGGGACCTGCAGTGGATGACCGCCGGCAGCGGGATCATTCACCAGGAGATGCCGCTGGGGGACGACGAGGGGCTCATGTGGGGGTTCCAGCTCTGGGCCAACCTTCCCGCTTCTCACAAGATGATGCCGCCACGCTACCGCGGCATCGTCGCCGAAGAGATCCCGGAAGTGACCATGAACGGTATCAAGGTCAGGGTCATCGCCGGCACGGCGGGCGGAGTCCAGGGACCGGTGCGGGACGTGGTTGCCGATCCCGAGTACCTCGACGTTACCATGCCGGAAGGAGCCACCTTCACCCATGCCATTAAAAGGGGGTACACCGTCCTTGCCTATGTCATCGACGGCGAAGGGTACTTCGACCACGAACGCAACGCCTACGGGCACGAGGTGGTGGGGACCAGCTACTTCGACCTCGAGCGGCAGTGCGAGTGCGGCCCGGAGAACCTGATTCTGTTTGAGGATGGGGACGTGGTCTCGGTGACCACACAGGGGAACCCGGTGCGGTTTCTCCTGATATCGGGGAAGCCAATCGGGGAACCGGTGGCGTGGTACGGGCCCATCGTCATGAATACCCAGGAGGAGTTGCAGGTGGCGTTCGAGGAGTACCAGAAGGGGACGTTCGTGAAGTAG
- a CDS encoding OmpA family protein, whose protein sequence is MTARLIARIIVGMTAVALLATGCATNPDGSYEYKRTTLGALGGAVLGAGAGALIGGKSHRGRNAAIGGLTGAVVGGGVGNYMDRQAAALKKEMPQAEVVRDGDKVYVALPSGILFDLGKDTLKPEAKDALSKAVPTLRDSQTTIVIEGHTDSSGSDAVNQPLSERRAGRVRDFLMSQGVPGTKMAAVGYGSSRPAVANDTEANRALNRRVQIELSPNEKLKAEGSGNN, encoded by the coding sequence ATGACAGCACGCCTGATTGCAAGAATTATCGTCGGCATGACTGCAGTTGCCTTGTTAGCAACCGGTTGCGCCACCAATCCTGATGGCAGCTACGAATACAAGAGGACGACTCTGGGCGCTCTTGGTGGCGCGGTGCTTGGTGCCGGCGCCGGTGCGCTCATCGGCGGCAAATCCCATCGGGGTCGCAATGCGGCGATCGGGGGTCTCACCGGTGCAGTCGTGGGCGGCGGTGTCGGCAACTACATGGACCGTCAGGCAGCCGCGCTCAAGAAGGAGATGCCGCAGGCAGAGGTGGTCCGTGACGGCGACAAGGTCTACGTTGCACTTCCGTCAGGGATCCTGTTCGACCTGGGCAAGGACACCCTGAAGCCCGAGGCCAAGGACGCCCTGAGCAAGGCCGTCCCCACCCTGAGGGACTCGCAGACCACCATCGTTATTGAGGGACATACCGATTCCTCCGGCTCCGACGCGGTCAACCAGCCCCTGAGCGAGCGGCGCGCCGGCCGCGTGCGCGACTTCCTCATGTCCCAGGGGGTCCCGGGGACCAAGATGGCCGCAGTCGGTTACGGTTCCTCCCGCCCCGCGGTTGCCAACGACACCGAGGCCAACAGGGCCCTCAACCGCCGCGTGCAGATCGAGCTTTCCCCGAACGAGAAGCTGAAAGCAGAGGGGAGCGGCAACAACTGA
- a CDS encoding alpha/beta fold hydrolase, which produces MDLSDLPLNQCRLSDRETLAYRRYGNGPAKVVLVHGLAARSETWCDVVPLFPTNRYTLYLLDLLGSGASSKPGRADYSIRGHSLRLLSFLDRQGLNQVTLVGHSLGGAVVLLAAVEAMLRKAEGLLAAMVIMAGPGYIQRLPLMAEIFANRLAAALFIALYAPDLWIRVGLKMAYYDHKLVDREHIARYAPCYRNREAKRALVETCRSLVPLDQEEIAARYQDLRLPVLLLWGSHDGIVPLSQGTRLQSVIVGAELQVLDQCGHNPQEEKPAETFAILNSFISRSTNFTE; this is translated from the coding sequence ATGGACCTCTCTGACCTTCCCCTGAATCAGTGCCGCCTCTCCGACCGGGAGACCCTGGCCTACCGCCGTTATGGAAACGGCCCGGCAAAGGTAGTCCTCGTGCACGGCCTGGCCGCCAGGTCCGAGACCTGGTGCGACGTGGTCCCCCTATTCCCTACCAACCGCTATACCCTCTACCTCCTCGACCTCCTCGGCTCCGGAGCATCGTCCAAACCGGGGCGGGCCGACTACTCCATTCGCGGGCACAGCCTGCGGCTGCTCTCGTTCCTCGACCGGCAGGGACTGAACCAGGTAACCCTTGTCGGTCACTCGCTCGGCGGTGCCGTGGTGTTGCTTGCCGCGGTCGAGGCGATGCTGCGCAAGGCGGAGGGCCTGCTCGCGGCGATGGTGATCATGGCCGGCCCCGGGTATATTCAGCGGCTCCCGCTCATGGCCGAGATTTTCGCGAACCGGCTGGCGGCGGCGCTGTTCATTGCCCTTTACGCACCGGACCTCTGGATCAGGGTCGGATTGAAGATGGCCTACTACGATCACAAACTGGTCGACCGGGAGCACATCGCCAGGTATGCCCCCTGCTACCGGAACAGGGAAGCGAAGCGCGCGTTGGTGGAAACGTGCCGCAGCCTGGTTCCGCTGGACCAGGAAGAGATCGCCGCCCGTTATCAGGACCTGCGCCTGCCGGTGTTGTTGCTCTGGGGAAGTCACGACGGCATCGTCCCTCTCTCACAGGGAACCCGCCTGCAGTCGGTCATCGTGGGGGCCGAGCTCCAGGTACTGGATCAATGCGGCCACAATCCGCAGGAGGAAAAGCCCGCCGAAACGTTCGCAATCCTCAACAGTTTCATCTCGCGCAGCACAAACTTCACTGAATGA
- a CDS encoding B12-binding domain-containing radical SAM protein, with protein MSSRILMISTNRETAPQPAVPLGAAWVAEALRQAGFHVRFLDLCFEREPVAAVVAALTRFAPDGIALSVRNLDNCNFLAPKSYLPEVRDVVRAIKGHSGARVLIGGAGVSILPHQVLEYLELDHAVVGEGERAAVEFFSAGNADAAGRVAGVVCRNGAPDQQSAPLRGHCDQSVMPRLHEWVDARRYLAQEPVLPVQGKRGCAHRCLYCTYRQIEGESWRVRDPSAVVDEIIESMRQTSAREFEFVDSIFNEPEGYLELLLEEVLRRDVKARFCASSLSPKGVTAEQLRLMERAGMTSLVITPESAAGATLAALQKGFDEDDVNRTAELLGRSRLRALWCFLVGGPKEDEETLGQTVAFLNRHVGSKDGAFITTGLRIYPGTGLHLLALQEGAVHADDDLLMPSFYFSPQLTPERARALLDRGVHHGRCIHLTETQALGLGTLRRIGTAIGLPTPFWRYAGYARGALRTWRGQGGDPARR; from the coding sequence GTGTCGTCACGCATACTCATGATAAGCACGAACCGTGAGACGGCACCGCAGCCGGCGGTACCGCTCGGGGCCGCCTGGGTAGCCGAAGCACTGCGACAGGCGGGCTTCCACGTCCGCTTCCTGGACCTTTGCTTCGAGCGCGAACCGGTCGCCGCTGTCGTGGCGGCGCTCACCCGGTTCGCACCGGATGGCATTGCCCTTTCTGTCAGGAATCTCGACAACTGCAACTTCCTCGCGCCGAAGTCTTACCTTCCCGAAGTACGGGACGTCGTCCGCGCCATAAAGGGCCACTCCGGTGCCCGTGTCCTCATCGGAGGGGCCGGGGTGAGCATCCTGCCGCACCAGGTACTGGAATACCTGGAACTTGATCACGCCGTGGTGGGGGAGGGGGAGCGGGCGGCTGTGGAGTTTTTCAGCGCGGGTAATGCCGACGCAGCCGGGCGGGTGGCCGGAGTGGTCTGCAGGAATGGTGCGCCAGATCAGCAATCCGCTCCACTCCGGGGACACTGCGACCAATCGGTGATGCCGCGGCTGCATGAGTGGGTCGATGCCAGGAGGTACCTGGCACAGGAACCGGTGCTCCCGGTCCAGGGGAAACGGGGCTGTGCCCATCGCTGCCTTTACTGCACGTACCGTCAGATAGAAGGGGAATCCTGGCGGGTGCGGGACCCTTCCGCGGTGGTGGACGAGATCATCGAGTCGATGCGGCAAACTTCAGCCCGGGAATTCGAGTTCGTGGACAGCATCTTCAACGAGCCTGAGGGGTACCTGGAACTGCTGCTGGAAGAGGTGCTGAGACGCGACGTGAAGGCGCGGTTCTGCGCTTCCTCCCTCTCGCCGAAAGGGGTGACGGCGGAGCAGCTCCGGCTGATGGAACGGGCCGGCATGACGTCGCTGGTGATCACCCCCGAGAGCGCTGCGGGAGCCACGCTGGCCGCCTTGCAGAAGGGGTTCGACGAGGACGACGTTAACCGCACGGCCGAACTCCTTGGCCGCTCGCGCCTGAGGGCGCTCTGGTGCTTTCTCGTCGGCGGCCCCAAAGAGGACGAGGAGACCCTGGGGCAGACGGTGGCTTTTCTTAACCGCCATGTCGGCAGCAAGGATGGCGCCTTCATTACCACGGGATTGCGTATCTATCCCGGGACTGGGCTGCACCTGCTTGCCTTGCAGGAGGGGGCGGTCCACGCGGATGACGACCTGCTGATGCCGTCCTTCTATTTCTCCCCGCAGCTGACCCCGGAACGAGCCCGGGCGCTGCTGGACCGCGGGGTGCACCACGGCCGCTGCATCCACCTCACCGAAACCCAAGCCCTCGGACTGGGGACTCTGCGCCGCATCGGTACTGCGATTGGGCTGCCGACACCTTTCTGGCGCTACGCAGGATATGCCAGGGGTGCACTAAGGACATGGCGGGGGCAGGGGGGGGACCCGGCGCGGCGGTAA
- a CDS encoding methyltransferase domain-containing protein, which yields MPLIPRKRTTLEFLDLPPEVCTQEELEESLADLRTVNRYLGDTRALLKHLSGKVQGQRHISVLDVATGSADLPVAIVEWARGQGLGVSVTGVDVNSRTIDIARRYASGYPEIKLMVADALHLPFRDHSFDVVLCSKSLHHMKEPEAVTAMKEMLRVARRGFIVMDLRRSWIAYFLIYLLTRIFTRNRMTRYDGPLSVLKAFTAGELRECAAKAGATSVHVRREPFWLLVVSGESP from the coding sequence ATGCCATTGATCCCCCGCAAAAGGACAACTCTCGAGTTCCTCGACCTCCCTCCGGAGGTCTGCACCCAGGAGGAACTTGAGGAGAGCCTCGCCGACCTCAGGACGGTGAACCGCTACCTGGGCGACACCCGGGCTCTATTGAAGCACCTCTCCGGCAAGGTGCAGGGGCAGCGGCACATCTCCGTGCTCGATGTAGCGACCGGTTCAGCCGACCTTCCGGTTGCCATCGTCGAGTGGGCGAGGGGGCAGGGGCTCGGCGTCAGTGTTACCGGCGTCGACGTAAACAGCAGGACCATCGATATCGCGCGCCGGTATGCCAGTGGGTACCCCGAGATCAAGCTGATGGTTGCGGACGCCCTGCACCTGCCGTTTCGGGACCACAGCTTCGACGTCGTGCTCTGCAGCAAGAGCCTGCATCACATGAAGGAGCCGGAAGCGGTAACGGCGATGAAGGAGATGCTCCGGGTGGCACGGCGGGGCTTCATCGTCATGGACCTGCGCAGGAGCTGGATCGCCTATTTTCTCATCTACCTGCTCACCAGGATCTTCACCCGTAACCGCATGACCCGCTACGATGGCCCTCTTTCGGTCCTCAAGGCGTTTACCGCCGGCGAGCTGCGGGAATGCGCGGCGAAGGCGGGAGCCACGTCCGTCCACGTCCGTCGCGAGCCTTTCTGGTTGCTGGTCGTTTCCGGGGAGAGCCCATGA
- a CDS encoding U32 family peptidase has product MKFSVATNFEADLLPALEGYPVAELFGKLPADSVGGGRASFMLAPLSKARFRAHVQEAARRGIGFNYLVNPACMDNREFIRKGQAELERLLAFVEECGVTSVTVSLPFLLPIIKKRHPRLKVRVGVYARVDCVAKARFWEDLGADCITLESIAVNRDFPMLGSIRQAVGLELQLIANSNCLIFCPLSGQHMVNLSHASQKGHASRGFMIDYCALKCSALKLADPSHYLRSEFIRPEDMKVYTGLGFNSFKILERGAPTDVLARRVRAYAEGRFDGNLLDLIQPYGYKTSSPKGGRLLDFQRFARFFFRPMAVSQTGLLRLKRLAEKRGLLAGLPWDPVFIDNRLLDGFLDGMREIDCRSGDCSRCGYCERWSREAVRVDERYRQEMLRLYDAAFNDMYSGALWGVAERRGE; this is encoded by the coding sequence ATGAAATTCTCCGTCGCTACCAATTTCGAAGCTGATCTCCTGCCGGCGCTGGAAGGGTACCCCGTCGCCGAGCTGTTCGGGAAGCTCCCTGCCGACAGTGTGGGGGGAGGCCGGGCCTCCTTCATGCTGGCCCCCTTGAGCAAGGCGCGGTTCAGGGCGCACGTGCAGGAAGCCGCGCGCCGCGGTATCGGCTTCAACTACCTCGTGAACCCCGCCTGCATGGACAACCGCGAGTTCATCCGGAAAGGGCAGGCGGAACTGGAGCGCCTGCTTGCTTTCGTGGAGGAATGCGGCGTTACCTCGGTCACCGTTTCCCTTCCCTTTCTGCTCCCCATCATCAAGAAGCGTCATCCGCGTCTCAAGGTGCGGGTCGGCGTGTACGCGCGGGTCGACTGCGTGGCGAAGGCCCGGTTCTGGGAGGACCTCGGGGCGGACTGCATCACCCTCGAATCGATCGCGGTGAACCGCGACTTCCCCATGCTGGGGTCGATCCGGCAGGCGGTGGGCCTGGAACTGCAGCTGATCGCCAACTCCAACTGCCTCATCTTCTGTCCCCTCTCCGGTCAGCACATGGTGAACCTCTCCCACGCCTCGCAAAAGGGGCACGCAAGCCGCGGTTTCATGATCGATTACTGCGCGCTCAAGTGTTCCGCGCTGAAACTGGCCGACCCGTCCCATTATCTGCGCTCGGAGTTCATAAGGCCTGAGGACATGAAGGTCTATACCGGCCTTGGTTTCAATTCGTTCAAGATACTGGAGCGCGGGGCGCCCACCGACGTGCTGGCCCGCCGGGTCCGGGCCTACGCCGAGGGGCGTTTCGACGGCAACCTGCTGGACCTGATCCAGCCCTACGGCTACAAGACCAGCTCGCCGAAGGGGGGGCGCCTGCTCGATTTCCAGAGGTTCGCCAGGTTTTTCTTCCGCCCGATGGCCGTCAGCCAGACGGGGCTGCTCCGCCTCAAGCGGCTGGCGGAGAAGCGCGGCCTGCTGGCCGGCCTTCCCTGGGACCCGGTCTTTATCGACAACCGGCTTCTGGACGGCTTCCTGGACGGCATGAGAGAGATCGACTGCCGGAGCGGCGATTGCTCCCGGTGCGGCTACTGCGAACGCTGGAGCAGGGAAGCAGTGCGGGTGGATGAACGGTACCGGCAGGAGATGCTGCGGCTATACGACGCCGCGTTCAATGACATGTACTCCGGTGCGCTCTGGGGCGTTGCCGAAAGGAGGGGAGAATGA
- a CDS encoding type III polyketide synthase, whose amino-acid sequence MSDAAITGGESPGARAYVASIASAVPRFSVCQRVTADLVREHFRETLTPRSMGLIRATFEHPSIEKRHFAVDDPARIFSETQDQRVARFTEQSISLAAEAVTKALETAGVTVQQVKGLVVNTCTGYICPGISTYLAQRMGLSPRARLYDLVGSGCGGAIPNLQVAESMLRMTGGVVVSVAVEICSAAFQMGNDLSLILSNALFGDGAAAAVLWEKPSGFELYGSAGRYVPEQREAIRFVHKGGELHNQLSTDLPGLVGKAAAEVVDDLLEASPVAKSDIGGWALHTGGEKVINAVRDQVGIPEERLRATRKVLSQYGNMSSPTVWFVLEEMLQEGMPAGEWCVLLAYGAGLSAHACLLRKV is encoded by the coding sequence ATGAGCGATGCAGCCATTACCGGGGGGGAGTCCCCGGGAGCGAGAGCGTACGTCGCATCGATAGCGTCCGCCGTGCCGCGCTTCAGTGTGTGCCAGAGGGTCACCGCCGACCTGGTTCGTGAGCATTTCAGGGAAACGCTCACGCCGAGAAGCATGGGGCTGATCCGAGCTACCTTCGAGCATCCGAGCATCGAGAAGCGGCACTTCGCCGTGGACGACCCCGCCCGCATCTTCAGCGAAACGCAAGACCAGCGGGTGGCGCGCTTCACGGAGCAGTCCATCAGCCTCGCGGCCGAGGCGGTAACCAAGGCGCTGGAAACGGCGGGGGTGACGGTTCAGCAGGTGAAGGGGCTCGTGGTCAATACCTGTACCGGATACATCTGTCCCGGGATCTCGACCTATCTGGCGCAGCGGATGGGGCTCTCCCCACGCGCCAGGCTGTACGATCTCGTCGGCAGTGGGTGCGGCGGCGCCATCCCCAACCTGCAGGTTGCCGAGTCCATGCTGAGGATGACGGGAGGGGTGGTGGTGAGCGTCGCGGTGGAGATCTGCAGCGCCGCCTTTCAGATGGGGAACGACCTGAGCCTCATCCTCTCCAACGCGCTCTTTGGAGACGGGGCCGCGGCGGCGGTGCTGTGGGAAAAGCCGTCCGGGTTCGAGTTGTACGGATCCGCCGGACGTTACGTGCCGGAGCAGCGGGAGGCGATCCGGTTCGTGCACAAGGGGGGGGAGTTGCACAACCAGTTGTCGACCGACCTCCCCGGGTTGGTCGGCAAGGCGGCGGCCGAGGTGGTGGACGATCTGCTCGAAGCGTCCCCCGTCGCCAAGAGCGATATCGGCGGATGGGCGCTGCACACGGGCGGAGAGAAGGTGATCAATGCGGTGCGGGACCAGGTGGGAATCCCGGAAGAGCGGCTCCGGGCGACACGGAAGGTACTCTCCCAGTACGGCAACATGTCCTCGCCGACCGTGTGGTTCGTGCTGGAAGAGATGCTGCAGGAGGGGATGCCCGCCGGCGAGTGGTGCGTCCTGCTCGCCTATGGTGCCGGTCTCTCCGCACATGCGTGCTTGCTGAGGAAGGTCTGA